The Zobellia alginiliquefaciens genome contains a region encoding:
- a CDS encoding Na(+)-translocating NADH-quinone reductase subunit A, whose product MSKDIRIKKGLNIKLVGAAEQTTSKAVLSNVYAINLNDFHGVTPKMLVKQGAEIKAGEPLFFNKNKESMLFVSPVSGELVEIVRGARRRILSLKILADKEQTGVAHDLLNVESASKEEVKAYLLNGGCWPFIKQRPYDIIADPDANPKAIFVSGYVTAPLAADLNYVLQGKEKELQAAITALGKLTPGKVHVSVGKSENSPLADLNGAEIHKVSGPHPAGLVGTQINRVDPINKGETVWTVTPQDLVIIGELLLTGKFNAERIVALAGSSVKAPKYYTTKIGTEISTFLYGSGVEGDNFRVINGDVLTGTKSAPDGHLGYYNNTVTAIPEGDDYEFFGWNKPVFNKISATRALTFSWMQPNKKYELDTNTNGEHRAFVVTGMYEKVFPLDIFPMQLLKACMVKDLDEMEQLGLYEVAPEDFSLTEFVCVSKQPHQQIIREGLDLLHKEIG is encoded by the coding sequence ATGTCTAAAGACATCAGGATTAAAAAGGGCTTGAACATAAAACTTGTTGGAGCTGCAGAGCAAACCACCTCAAAAGCCGTTTTAAGTAACGTTTATGCTATAAACTTAAACGATTTTCACGGAGTCACACCTAAAATGTTGGTAAAACAGGGTGCTGAGATCAAAGCGGGAGAACCACTTTTTTTCAATAAGAACAAGGAAAGCATGCTTTTCGTTTCACCGGTAAGTGGTGAGCTTGTTGAGATTGTAAGAGGAGCGCGAAGACGCATACTTTCACTTAAAATTTTGGCGGATAAAGAGCAGACAGGTGTTGCGCATGATTTGTTAAACGTAGAAAGTGCTTCAAAAGAAGAGGTTAAAGCCTACCTTTTAAATGGTGGTTGTTGGCCTTTTATTAAGCAACGTCCGTATGATATCATCGCAGATCCGGATGCAAATCCAAAAGCGATTTTCGTTTCAGGGTATGTTACGGCTCCATTAGCGGCAGATTTGAATTATGTGCTGCAAGGAAAAGAAAAGGAATTACAAGCTGCAATTACCGCTTTGGGTAAATTAACGCCTGGTAAAGTTCACGTTTCCGTTGGAAAATCTGAAAATTCTCCATTAGCTGATTTAAACGGTGCTGAGATTCATAAGGTTTCAGGTCCGCATCCGGCCGGTTTGGTTGGTACGCAGATCAATAGGGTGGATCCTATTAATAAGGGCGAAACCGTTTGGACGGTTACACCTCAAGATTTAGTAATTATTGGTGAGTTGTTATTAACAGGTAAATTCAATGCAGAACGTATTGTTGCTTTAGCTGGTTCTTCTGTAAAAGCTCCAAAATATTACACAACTAAAATCGGAACCGAAATTTCTACCTTCTTATATGGTAGTGGTGTTGAAGGAGACAATTTTAGAGTGATAAATGGCGATGTGCTTACGGGTACAAAGTCCGCACCTGATGGTCATTTAGGGTATTACAATAATACTGTAACTGCTATTCCGGAAGGAGATGATTATGAATTCTTTGGTTGGAATAAGCCTGTTTTCAATAAAATATCAGCTACAAGAGCATTAACGTTCTCTTGGATGCAACCCAATAAAAAGTATGAACTTGATACAAATACCAATGGCGAGCATCGTGCCTTTGTGGTAACAGGTATGTACGAAAAAGTATTTCCATTGGATATATTTCCTATGCAATTGTTAAAGGCATGTATGGTGAAAGATTTGGATGAGATGGAGCAACTGGGGCTTTATGAAGTGGCGCCAGAAGATTTCTCGTTGACCGAGTTTGTTTGTGTTTCAAAACAACCGCATCAACAGATTATTAGAGAAGGATTAGATCTATTGCATAAAGAAATAGGATAA
- a CDS encoding NADH:ubiquinone reductase (Na(+)-transporting) subunit B, which translates to MSDKRLTFKKRLHILKHHYRGKKMAPAFNALHTFLFAPDETTHSGSHVRAADDLKRTMNTVIMALIPVLLFSMFNAGYQHYSAINGFPSEFSLMNDFLTWDNFWIGIIKVLPLVVVSYGVGLVVEFIFAVIKGHEVEEGYLVTGMLVPLIVPIDTPLWMLAVAVVFGVVIGKEVFGGTGMNILNPALTIRAFLFFAYPTWMSGDKVWVYEAVERAGGPDAISGETILGYLAQNKGAEMSYSISDMFFGFIPGSVGETSTFLILLGGLFLIFSKIASWRIMLSAVVGSLVMGLIFNGVVDAGWIGETSKFYGLMSFDFWQHLIVGGLAFGIVYMATDPVTGAQTNRGKWFYGFFIGFLSVMIRVFNPAYPEGVFLAILLMNVFAPTIDHYVVRGNVKRRMKRLKNATILPKDSAGKANELHAETV; encoded by the coding sequence ATGAGTGATAAAAGACTGACTTTCAAAAAAAGGCTGCACATTTTAAAGCACCATTATCGCGGTAAAAAAATGGCACCTGCATTTAATGCATTGCATACATTTTTGTTTGCTCCGGATGAGACTACCCATTCGGGTTCTCATGTTAGGGCGGCAGATGATTTAAAGCGTACCATGAATACGGTTATTATGGCCCTGATTCCGGTATTGCTTTTTTCTATGTTCAATGCGGGCTACCAACATTATTCGGCTATTAATGGCTTTCCTTCGGAATTTTCGTTAATGAACGATTTTCTTACTTGGGACAATTTCTGGATTGGAATAATAAAAGTTCTACCATTAGTAGTGGTATCATACGGAGTGGGACTTGTGGTTGAGTTCATTTTCGCGGTTATCAAAGGTCACGAAGTGGAAGAGGGCTACTTGGTTACCGGTATGTTGGTTCCATTAATCGTACCAATAGATACACCACTTTGGATGTTGGCGGTAGCCGTTGTTTTCGGTGTTGTCATCGGTAAAGAAGTATTTGGTGGTACGGGAATGAATATTCTTAACCCGGCCTTGACCATTAGGGCATTCCTTTTCTTTGCTTATCCTACTTGGATGAGTGGAGATAAAGTATGGGTGTACGAAGCTGTTGAGCGTGCTGGTGGTCCAGATGCTATTTCTGGTGAGACTATTTTAGGGTATTTAGCGCAGAATAAAGGGGCGGAGATGTCTTATTCTATTTCTGATATGTTCTTTGGATTTATTCCGGGATCAGTAGGGGAAACTTCAACATTCCTAATTCTTTTGGGAGGATTGTTCTTGATCTTTAGTAAAATAGCTAGCTGGCGTATTATGCTAAGTGCCGTTGTAGGTTCTTTGGTAATGGGCTTGATATTTAATGGAGTTGTTGATGCGGGATGGATTGGAGAAACCAGTAAATTTTACGGTTTAATGAGTTTTGATTTCTGGCAGCATCTTATTGTTGGTGGTTTAGCTTTCGGGATTGTCTATATGGCAACTGACCCTGTTACGGGCGCACAGACCAACCGTGGTAAGTGGTTCTATGGTTTCTTTATCGGTTTCCTTTCGGTAATGATTCGTGTATTTAACCCAGCGTATCCAGAAGGTGTTTTCTTGGCGATTCTTTTAATGAACGTATTTGCACCAACAATTGACCATTATGTGGTTCGTGGAAACGTAAAACGTAGAATGAAACGATTGAAAAATGCAACCATCTTGCCAAAAGATTCAGCTGGCAAGGCAAATGAACTTCACGCAGAAACCGTATAA
- a CDS encoding NADH:ubiquinone reductase (Na(+)-transporting) subunit D: MALLTKKDASLITDPLADNNPITIQVLGICSALAITAELKASIVMAVAVMFVLGLGNVVISLMRNVIPSKIRIIVQLIVVATLVIVVDQVLKAFAYELSKTLSVFVGLIITNCIIMGRFEAFALANGPWKSFLDGIGNSLGYGVILIIVGFFRELLGSGTLLGYKVLGDPIAKTGLYATGYENNGFMIIPPAALIVVGIIIWVQRSRNPALVEDN, from the coding sequence ATGGCACTATTGACAAAAAAAGATGCAAGTTTAATAACGGATCCGTTAGCGGATAATAACCCGATTACCATTCAGGTATTGGGTATTTGTTCCGCTTTGGCAATTACTGCAGAACTAAAAGCTTCAATTGTTATGGCCGTTGCCGTAATGTTCGTATTGGGCCTAGGTAACGTGGTAATCTCTTTAATGAGAAATGTCATTCCTTCAAAAATTAGGATTATCGTGCAATTAATTGTGGTTGCTACTTTGGTGATTGTGGTTGACCAGGTACTTAAAGCCTTTGCTTACGAGCTTAGTAAAACCTTGTCCGTATTCGTTGGCTTAATTATTACCAATTGTATAATTATGGGTCGTTTTGAAGCTTTCGCTTTGGCAAACGGACCATGGAAATCCTTTTTAGATGGGATAGGAAATTCACTGGGTTACGGCGTAATATTAATAATCGTAGGTTTTTTTAGAGAGCTTTTAGGTTCAGGAACTCTTTTAGGTTATAAAGTTTTGGGTGACCCAATTGCAAAAACCGGATTATACGCAACAGGCTATGAAAACAACGGATTTATGATTATTCCACCAGCAGCGCTTATAGTTGTGGGTATTATCATATGGGTACAGCGCTCAAGGAATCCTGCACTGGTAGAAGATAATTAA
- a CDS encoding Na(+)-translocating NADH-quinone reductase subunit C — protein MAINTDKNSYTVVFAAVMVVIVGSILAFMSSSLKDRITENERFEKQQNILYAMGVNDNVDEGSVNFVSTDEVEGEFKSYIKEQLVIEGDKITENDEAYLIDMKKQMAIAGKGETPKLPLMIGEKDGKKYYIIPMYGKGLWDAIWGFIALDDKMVVQGVYFDHKGETPGLGANIKQRYFMDDFTGESILKGTEYAGIAVAKGNNDPLNNTKDDNEVDALAGATITGNGVSAMIKESLNLYKDYLQTVSAK, from the coding sequence ATGGCAATCAATACAGATAAAAATTCATACACCGTTGTTTTTGCTGCCGTTATGGTGGTGATAGTAGGGTCTATTCTTGCTTTTATGTCTTCGAGCTTAAAAGATAGAATCACCGAAAACGAACGGTTCGAAAAACAACAGAACATTCTTTACGCCATGGGTGTAAATGATAATGTTGATGAGGGAAGTGTAAATTTTGTTTCAACCGATGAGGTAGAAGGAGAGTTTAAATCATACATCAAAGAGCAATTGGTTATTGAAGGTGATAAAATCACAGAAAATGACGAAGCTTATTTGATCGATATGAAAAAGCAAATGGCTATCGCTGGTAAAGGTGAAACACCTAAGCTACCGTTGATGATAGGCGAGAAAGATGGTAAAAAGTACTACATCATTCCAATGTACGGAAAAGGACTTTGGGATGCTATTTGGGGCTTTATTGCACTAGATGACAAAATGGTGGTACAAGGTGTTTACTTTGATCACAAGGGGGAAACTCCAGGTTTGGGTGCCAACATCAAGCAACGTTATTTTATGGATGACTTTACAGGAGAAAGCATTCTTAAAGGTACCGAATATGCTGGTATCGCTGTTGCCAAAGGTAACAATGACCCTTTGAACAACACTAAGGATGATAATGAAGTAGATGCTTTAGCTGGGGCCACTATTACTGGTAACGGTGTTTCTGCTATGATTAAAGAGAGTTTAAATCTCTATAAAGACTATTTACAAACCGTTAGCGCAAAATAA
- the gpmI gene encoding 2,3-bisphosphoglycerate-independent phosphoglycerate mutase — MNKKVILMILDGWGKSPNPKVSAIDNANTPFVDSLYKDYPNANLLTDGMNVGLPEGQMGNSEVGHMNLGAGRIVYQDLAKINLAVKENTLKDEKALREAFTYAKENNKPVHFLGLVSNGGVHSHINHIKGLIKAGNDSGVQNMYVHAFTDGRDVDPKSGKGFLTDLSDFASGKNTQLASVIGRYFAMDRDKRWERVKKAYDVMVNAEGEKTTDIGAKMQANYDNGVTDEFIEPIVMTDSSGNPVAKISEDDVVIFFNFRTDRGRELTEVLSQTDMHEQNMHKLKLYYVTLTNYDASYNGVHVVYDKANIEDTLGEVLERAHKKQIRIAETEKYPHVTFFFNGGREEPFDGEQRLLCPSPKVATYDLQPEMSAYEIKDAIIPELQKGEVDFVCLNFANPDMVGHTGVMEAAIKACEVVDECAKAVVTAGLDNGYTSIVIADHGNCDTMVNPDGSPNTAHTTNPVPLILVDKDIKAIKDGVLGDIAPTILKLLGVPQPELMTREALV, encoded by the coding sequence ATGAACAAAAAAGTAATCCTTATGATTCTTGATGGTTGGGGCAAGTCTCCCAACCCAAAGGTCTCCGCAATAGATAATGCAAACACTCCATTTGTTGACTCCCTATATAAAGACTACCCAAATGCAAACCTTCTTACGGACGGTATGAATGTTGGTCTTCCCGAAGGTCAAATGGGAAATAGTGAAGTAGGCCATATGAACCTAGGTGCAGGCCGTATCGTCTACCAAGATTTAGCTAAAATTAATTTAGCGGTTAAAGAAAATACGCTTAAAGATGAAAAAGCCTTACGAGAGGCTTTCACCTATGCTAAAGAAAACAACAAGCCTGTACACTTTTTAGGTTTGGTGAGCAATGGTGGTGTTCATAGCCATATTAACCACATAAAGGGTCTTATTAAGGCCGGAAACGATTCTGGTGTACAGAATATGTACGTTCATGCTTTCACCGATGGTAGAGATGTTGACCCCAAAAGTGGAAAAGGCTTTTTAACGGATCTTAGTGATTTTGCTTCTGGTAAAAACACCCAATTAGCTTCTGTAATAGGTAGATATTTTGCCATGGACCGTGACAAGCGGTGGGAACGAGTGAAAAAAGCGTACGATGTAATGGTAAATGCCGAAGGCGAAAAAACTACCGACATCGGTGCTAAAATGCAAGCGAATTATGACAATGGCGTTACCGATGAGTTTATTGAACCTATAGTAATGACCGATAGCAGTGGAAACCCTGTTGCTAAAATATCCGAAGATGATGTTGTTATTTTCTTCAACTTCAGAACGGACCGTGGCCGTGAACTTACCGAAGTATTGAGTCAAACCGATATGCATGAACAAAACATGCACAAACTAAAACTTTACTACGTAACGCTTACCAACTATGATGCCTCTTACAATGGTGTTCATGTGGTTTATGACAAAGCAAACATAGAGGACACGCTTGGTGAAGTCTTAGAAAGAGCCCATAAAAAGCAGATTCGTATTGCGGAAACCGAAAAATATCCTCACGTAACTTTTTTCTTTAATGGCGGTCGTGAAGAGCCTTTTGATGGAGAACAACGTCTTTTGTGCCCTTCTCCAAAAGTGGCTACTTACGATTTACAACCTGAAATGAGTGCTTATGAAATTAAAGATGCGATTATTCCCGAGTTACAAAAAGGAGAGGTAGATTTTGTTTGTTTAAACTTCGCCAACCCGGACATGGTGGGTCATACCGGCGTTATGGAAGCGGCAATTAAAGCCTGTGAAGTAGTTGACGAGTGTGCAAAAGCTGTAGTAACCGCTGGACTAGATAACGGGTATACTTCTATTGTAATTGCCGATCACGGTAACTGTGATACTATGGTCAACCCTGATGGTAGTCCAAATACAGCTCATACAACTAACCCTGTTCCATTAATTTTAGTGGACAAGGACATTAAAGCAATTAAAGATGGTGTTTTAGGTGATATTGCACCAACTATTTTGAAATTATTGGGTGTACCTCAACCAGAATTAATGACAAGAGAAGCTCTTGTATAA
- the nqrE gene encoding NADH:ubiquinone reductase (Na(+)-transporting) subunit E produces the protein MLEHIELFFKSIFIDNMVFAVFLGMCSYLAVSKKVATAVGLGAAVIFVLAVTVPLNWLLDQYLLRDGALVWLGPEYADYNLSFLSFILFIATIATMVQLVEIVVEKFSPSLYNSLGIFLPLIAVNCAILGGSLFMQARDIQTLGLALNYGVSSGIGWFLAILAIAAIREKIRYSNVPAPLRGLGITFIITGLMGIGFQSFGGMLTGGGEEAPAPVEETTAEKVIEKKEIKEEIDSKDVSYNDAINK, from the coding sequence ATGTTAGAGCATATAGAATTATTTTTTAAATCCATCTTTATAGATAACATGGTATTTGCCGTGTTCTTGGGGATGTGTTCTTACCTAGCGGTTTCCAAAAAAGTAGCTACTGCCGTAGGTTTAGGGGCAGCTGTAATCTTTGTACTTGCAGTTACCGTGCCGTTGAACTGGTTATTAGATCAGTATCTATTAAGAGATGGTGCGTTAGTATGGTTAGGTCCTGAATATGCAGATTACAACTTAAGTTTTCTTTCGTTCATTCTTTTTATAGCAACCATTGCAACAATGGTTCAGCTGGTAGAAATAGTAGTGGAAAAGTTTTCTCCATCCTTATATAACTCATTGGGTATTTTCTTGCCATTGATTGCGGTAAACTGCGCTATTTTGGGTGGTTCTCTGTTTATGCAAGCTAGAGATATTCAAACTTTGGGTCTGGCACTTAATTATGGGGTCAGCTCTGGTATCGGGTGGTTCTTGGCTATTTTGGCCATTGCCGCTATTCGTGAAAAAATTAGATATTCAAACGTACCTGCTCCATTAAGAGGCTTGGGTATTACTTTTATCATTACTGGTTTAATGGGTATCGGTTTTCAGAGTTTTGGAGGTATGTTAACTGGAGGTGGTGAAGAAGCACCTGCACCAGTTGAAGAAACAACAGCTGAGAAAGTAATAGAGAAGAAAGAAATTAAAGAAGAGATTGACAGTAAAGATGTCTCTTATAACGACGCCATAAACAAATAG
- the nqrF gene encoding NADH:ubiquinone reductase (Na(+)-transporting) subunit F → MLLATSTGGTILITVVAFMILLMVLVALLLFTKEKLSPSGPVTITINGEKKIEVGSGSSLLSTLGNQKVFLPSACGGGGTCIQCECHVLSGGGEALPTETPHFSKRELNAGARLACQVKVKQDMDITIPEEVFGIKKWPAKVVRNYNVASFIKEFVVEIPEDMGYKAGGYIQIEIPECEIKYSDIDITAHPEEHETPDKFQAEWDKFNLWPLVMKNPETVERAYSMASYPAEGREIMLNVRIATPPWDRAKNGWMDVNPGVASSYIFNLKPGDDVVISGPYGEFFINESESEMLYVGGGAGMAPMRSHLYHLFKTLETNRKVTYWYGGRSKRELFYLEHFRELERNFPNFKFYLALSEPMEEDNWKVKEDIDAPGDGFVGFIHNCVIDNYLSKHESPEDIELYFCGPPLMNKAVQKMGEDFGIPDEHIRFDDFGG, encoded by the coding sequence ATGCTATTAGCTACAAGTACTGGAGGAACGATTTTAATCACCGTTGTCGCCTTTATGATACTATTGATGGTCTTGGTGGCCCTTTTGCTGTTCACCAAAGAAAAACTGTCTCCATCAGGACCGGTTACCATTACAATAAACGGAGAGAAGAAAATAGAAGTAGGCTCTGGAAGTTCGTTACTTTCAACCTTGGGTAACCAAAAAGTATTTTTACCGTCAGCATGTGGTGGCGGTGGTACTTGTATTCAGTGCGAATGTCATGTACTTTCTGGAGGTGGAGAGGCGCTTCCAACTGAAACACCTCATTTCTCCAAAAGAGAATTGAATGCAGGTGCTCGTTTGGCGTGTCAGGTGAAAGTAAAGCAGGATATGGATATTACCATTCCTGAAGAGGTATTCGGTATTAAGAAATGGCCAGCCAAGGTAGTGCGTAATTATAACGTAGCTTCTTTTATTAAGGAATTCGTAGTTGAAATTCCTGAAGATATGGGTTATAAAGCTGGTGGTTATATTCAAATTGAAATTCCAGAATGTGAAATTAAATATTCTGATATTGATATTACTGCCCACCCGGAAGAGCATGAAACTCCAGATAAGTTTCAAGCAGAGTGGGACAAATTTAATCTTTGGCCATTGGTGATGAAAAACCCGGAAACTGTGGAAAGGGCCTATTCTATGGCTTCTTACCCAGCAGAAGGTAGAGAGATTATGTTGAACGTTCGTATCGCTACCCCGCCATGGGATCGTGCTAAGAACGGCTGGATGGATGTTAACCCAGGTGTTGCTTCATCTTATATTTTCAATCTAAAACCCGGTGATGACGTGGTTATTTCAGGACCTTATGGTGAATTCTTTATCAACGAGTCTGAATCTGAAATGCTTTATGTAGGTGGTGGTGCAGGTATGGCACCAATGCGTTCACATTTGTATCACTTGTTCAAAACATTAGAAACAAATAGAAAAGTTACATATTGGTACGGTGGTCGTTCTAAAAGAGAGCTTTTCTATCTTGAGCACTTTAGAGAATTGGAAAGAAACTTCCCTAATTTTAAATTCTACTTGGCGCTTTCTGAGCCAATGGAAGAGGATAATTGGAAAGTTAAAGAGGATATAGATGCTCCAGGTGACGGTTTTGTAGGTTTTATCCATAACTGTGTTATTGACAACTATTTAAGCAAGCATGAGTCTCCTGAAGATATTGAGCTTTATTTCTGTGGACCTCCATTGATGAACAAAGCCGTGCAAAAAATGGGTGAAGACTTTGGTATTCCCGATGAGCACATCCGCTTTGATGATTTCGGTGGATAA
- a CDS encoding FAD:protein FMN transferase yields the protein MNRIIVFLGAICLAACGGNPSGLVRNEASGAALGTSYNLIYLSPEELNLQKEVDSVFDAINHSLSTYIPASDISKINKGDSTLVVDSMFQEVFKQSQEVYEATNGYFDPTVGTLVNAWGFGPEKQIQMDSTRVDSLLEYVGFNKVELTAVNTIRKRNPNIYFDFNAIAKGYSIDRLAKLMDAKGVENYLLEVGGELVAKGQNQLKQKPWIVGIDDPTVENARKLKATIRLQDKALASSGNYRHFREDPVTGTKFVHTIDPTTGFTKNANTLAATVLADNCAKADAYATSFMAMDLELVLKLLRTKQELEAYIIFIDEKGEIQEFMTPGFEALVTKS from the coding sequence ATGAATAGAATTATAGTTTTTTTGGGCGCCATATGTTTAGCTGCTTGTGGAGGAAACCCTTCCGGTCTGGTTAGAAACGAAGCTTCTGGTGCTGCTCTGGGTACTTCCTACAATCTTATTTATTTATCTCCGGAGGAACTAAATCTTCAGAAGGAAGTAGATTCGGTATTTGATGCTATTAATCATTCGTTGTCTACTTATATTCCGGCGTCGGATATTTCTAAAATAAATAAAGGAGACTCTACTTTAGTGGTCGACTCCATGTTTCAAGAAGTATTTAAGCAGTCTCAAGAGGTTTATGAGGCTACTAACGGTTATTTTGACCCTACTGTGGGCACATTGGTAAATGCATGGGGTTTTGGGCCTGAAAAGCAGATACAAATGGATAGCACGCGTGTGGATAGTTTGTTAGAATATGTAGGCTTTAATAAGGTAGAACTAACGGCTGTGAATACTATTAGAAAACGAAACCCTAATATCTATTTTGATTTTAATGCTATTGCTAAAGGATATTCTATAGATAGACTGGCAAAGTTGATGGATGCTAAGGGCGTTGAAAATTACTTATTGGAAGTAGGAGGGGAGCTCGTTGCAAAAGGACAAAACCAATTGAAGCAAAAACCATGGATTGTGGGAATAGATGACCCAACGGTAGAAAATGCCAGAAAACTGAAAGCAACAATACGCTTACAGGATAAGGCATTAGCTTCATCGGGTAATTATAGGCATTTTAGAGAAGATCCTGTTACGGGTACAAAGTTTGTACATACAATTGATCCCACCACGGGTTTTACTAAGAATGCCAATACACTAGCAGCTACAGTTCTGGCCGATAATTGTGCCAAGGCAGATGCCTATGCCACTTCTTTTATGGCGATGGATTTGGAACTTGTTCTAAAATTATTAAGAACAAAGCAAGAGCTAGAGGCTTACATCATATTTATTGATGAAAAGGGAGAAATTCAAGAGTTTATGACTCCTGGCTTTGAAGCTTTGGTAACTAAGAGTTAA
- a CDS encoding Na(+)-translocating NADH-quinone reductase subunit F produces the protein MGKPLSERELHNLAMNIVGRELESEGYDFMGVNSEPKRNPQFVCLKDKILHFIVVRYVPHPENPNIYDQALMKKMKDHADKHEAKTYYAGVGLSNAENPELPVYLNEAYVVDYIGLIEIKDE, from the coding sequence ATGGGCAAACCATTATCTGAAAGGGAACTGCATAATTTGGCAATGAATATTGTTGGGCGCGAGCTTGAATCTGAAGGTTATGATTTTATGGGCGTTAACAGTGAACCTAAAAGAAATCCTCAGTTTGTATGCCTGAAGGATAAAATATTGCACTTTATTGTAGTGAGATATGTTCCGCATCCAGAAAACCCGAATATATATGATCAGGCACTTATGAAGAAGATGAAGGACCATGCAGATAAGCATGAGGCTAAAACGTACTATGCAGGTGTGGGACTTTCTAATGCTGAAAATCCAGAGTTGCCGGTATATTTAAACGAGGCTTACGTGGTGGATTATATTGGTTTAATCGAAATTAAAGATGAATAG
- the map gene encoding type I methionyl aminopeptidase — protein MIKLKTPEEIELMRESALVVSKTLGMLASEIKPGVTALYLDKLAEDFIREQGAEPGFLGMYDFPNTLNMSPNAQVVHGIPNAEPLKEGDIISVDCGALKNGYYGDHAYTFPVGEIAPETAKLLKVTKESLYLGISQFKTGNRVGDVAFAIQNYCENHGYGVVRELVGHGLGKSLHEGPEMPNYGKRGRGKQFKEGLVVAIEPMINMGTRRIKQLKDGWTILTADGQPSAHFEHNVAIVNGKPELLSTYQYIYKALGIESDEEDNFRQTKLAL, from the coding sequence ATGATTAAATTAAAAACACCCGAAGAAATAGAACTAATGCGCGAAAGCGCCTTGGTGGTATCAAAAACTTTGGGCATGCTGGCATCGGAAATAAAACCAGGTGTCACCGCCCTATATCTTGATAAATTAGCTGAAGATTTTATTAGGGAACAGGGTGCTGAACCAGGTTTCTTAGGAATGTACGACTTTCCGAATACTTTGAACATGAGCCCTAACGCTCAAGTAGTTCACGGTATTCCAAACGCAGAACCACTGAAAGAAGGTGATATTATTTCGGTGGATTGTGGTGCCTTAAAGAATGGGTATTACGGTGATCATGCCTATACCTTTCCTGTTGGAGAAATTGCACCTGAGACTGCAAAACTTCTGAAGGTAACCAAGGAATCTTTATATCTTGGTATTTCACAATTCAAGACCGGTAACCGAGTGGGCGATGTTGCTTTTGCCATTCAGAATTACTGTGAGAACCACGGGTACGGTGTTGTTCGCGAGTTAGTAGGACATGGGCTAGGAAAATCATTGCATGAAGGTCCAGAAATGCCCAACTACGGTAAACGTGGTCGTGGTAAACAATTTAAAGAAGGACTTGTAGTTGCCATTGAACCTATGATTAACATGGGCACTAGGCGCATAAAACAACTTAAGGACGGTTGGACTATATTGACAGCAGATGGACAACCAAGTGCGCACTTTGAGCACAACGTGGCCATTGTAAATGGTAAACCTGAATTGCTGTCTACGTATCAGTACATTTACAAAGCCTTAGGCATTGAAAGTGATGAAGAAGACAATTTTCGTCAGACAAAATTGGCTCTTTAA
- a CDS encoding class I SAM-dependent methyltransferase — translation MSKIFKFILNAVPRPLLIRLSYLVRPLLGLWMRGNRYEDPIDGKKFKSFLPYGYESPRENILSPFTLSLERHRLLWLYLKNETNFFTEKLKVLHFAPEQAFYKRFRKLKNLEYITTDLLSPLADVKADICNLPFEDNSFDVIFCNHVLEHIPDDTKAMQELYRVLKKGGWAILQIPQDLDRKITFEDDSITDKKERTKIFGQYDHVRIYGWDYFDKLRSIGFIVDEVDYTATLSPEDIDRYRLAKGEIIPFVKKPL, via the coding sequence GTGTCTAAAATTTTTAAGTTTATTCTGAATGCCGTTCCAAGGCCCTTACTCATTAGATTAAGCTATCTGGTGCGGCCTCTATTGGGGTTATGGATGCGGGGCAATCGCTATGAAGATCCTATTGACGGAAAGAAATTTAAAAGTTTTCTTCCATACGGCTATGAAAGTCCGCGGGAAAATATTCTCTCGCCATTTACCCTTTCATTGGAGAGACATCGTTTGCTGTGGCTTTATTTAAAGAACGAGACCAATTTCTTTACCGAGAAATTAAAAGTACTCCACTTTGCGCCAGAACAAGCTTTTTATAAACGATTTAGAAAACTAAAGAATCTAGAGTACATAACTACGGACCTCTTATCCCCATTGGCAGATGTAAAAGCAGATATTTGCAATTTACCTTTTGAGGACAATTCTTTTGATGTTATTTTTTGTAACCATGTTCTTGAACATATTCCGGATGACACTAAAGCGATGCAAGAATTATATCGGGTACTTAAAAAAGGAGGCTGGGCAATCTTGCAAATCCCACAAGACTTGGATCGCAAAATTACTTTTGAAGATGATTCTATTACCGATAAAAAAGAACGTACCAAAATATTTGGTCAATATGACCACGTTCGCATTTACGGATGGGACTATTTTGATAAATTAAGAAGCATCGGTTTTATCGTGGATGAAGTAGATTATACAGCCACGTTATCCCCTGAAGATATAGACCGATACAGACTTGCTAAAGGAGAAATCATTCCCTTTGTAAAAAAACCTCTTTAA